Proteins encoded in a region of the Methanofollis tationis genome:
- a CDS encoding replication factor C large subunit, with the protein MQDWTEKYRPQSLQEIVGNGPAVRQIYEWARSWRRGSPPLIFYGKPGVGKTSAAHALARDMAWEIVELNASDQRTKAIIERVAGTSSTTTSLSGAERKLIILDEADNLHGTADRGGARAIMEIIKNARQPIVLIANDIYGLAKEIKALGEPVLFRAIQARSMVPRLREICRDEGLACSPEALTSIAESAGGDMRSAVNMLYAAAIGREDVGEADVHTNQKDLRATIFDLIAAIFSGKPDADLIRLSRAVEDTPDTIVQWIEGNLHVLRDPERTARAYAAVSRADEWVGLTYRRQYYALWKYAGAMMTIGVKEAAGGSGIHERIMPPARWKRMGGARKQKAVRTSVMQKLSRKLDLPQHTIREEYLTLITLLVEERPLECVREIGLDADELNFFLHDKERVKTVMKALKDLQKAPKKKEEKPVEIEEVPRAEEPPVREERQTPRSQATLFDSF; encoded by the coding sequence ATGCAGGACTGGACCGAGAAGTACCGCCCGCAGAGCCTGCAGGAGATCGTCGGCAACGGCCCGGCCGTCCGGCAGATCTACGAATGGGCGCGGTCCTGGCGGCGGGGCAGTCCGCCCCTCATCTTCTACGGCAAACCCGGCGTCGGGAAGACCTCGGCCGCCCACGCCCTTGCCCGCGACATGGCATGGGAGATCGTCGAGCTGAACGCCAGCGACCAGCGCACCAAGGCGATCATCGAACGGGTCGCCGGCACCTCCAGCACCACCACCAGCCTCAGCGGGGCCGAACGCAAACTGATCATCCTGGACGAGGCCGATAACCTCCACGGCACCGCCGACCGCGGGGGCGCACGGGCGATCATGGAGATCATCAAAAACGCCCGGCAACCCATCGTGCTCATCGCAAACGACATCTACGGCCTCGCGAAGGAGATCAAGGCCCTCGGCGAACCGGTGCTCTTCAGGGCGATCCAGGCCCGCTCCATGGTGCCGCGCCTGCGTGAGATCTGCAGGGACGAAGGCCTCGCCTGCAGCCCCGAGGCCCTCACCTCCATCGCCGAGAGCGCCGGCGGGGACATGCGCTCGGCGGTCAATATGCTTTATGCCGCCGCCATCGGCAGAGAAGACGTTGGGGAGGCGGACGTTCACACCAATCAGAAAGATCTTCGGGCGACGATCTTCGATCTCATCGCGGCGATCTTCTCGGGAAAACCCGATGCCGACCTCATCCGTCTCTCCAGAGCGGTGGAGGACACCCCGGACACGATCGTCCAGTGGATCGAGGGGAACCTTCACGTGCTCAGGGATCCTGAACGGACCGCCCGCGCCTACGCCGCCGTATCGCGGGCCGACGAGTGGGTCGGGCTCACCTACCGGCGGCAGTACTATGCCCTCTGGAAATACGCCGGCGCCATGATGACCATCGGGGTCAAGGAGGCCGCCGGCGGGTCGGGGATCCATGAGCGGATCATGCCCCCGGCCCGCTGGAAGCGGATGGGCGGCGCCCGCAAACAGAAGGCGGTGCGCACCTCGGTGATGCAGAAACTCTCCAGAAAACTGGACCTCCCGCAGCACACGATCAGGGAGGAGTACCTCACCCTCATCACCCTTCTCGTCGAGGAGCGCCCCCTCGAATGCGTCAGGGAGATCGGGCTCGACGCCGACGAGCTGAACTTTTTCCTCCACGATAAAGAGCGGGTCAAAACTGTGATGAAGGCCTTAAAAGACCTCCAGAAGGCGCCGAAAAAGAAGGAGGAGAAACCGGTGGAGATCGAGGAAGTCCCTCGTGCAGAGGAACCGCCCGTGCGCGAGGAGCGGCAGACCCCCCGGAGCCAGGCGACCCTTTTCGACTCGTTCTAG
- the mtxX gene encoding methanogenesis marker protein Mmp4/MtxX, giving the protein MIVGIGAGGEPDKVARTVERAGSQVRIVCYCRPGAMDAYPLVEKRESECPWEALIADLMAGRIDAAVRGTLPANETLRCLKRACGVDHLERIALLETADGVRFLLAPVGVDEGWTVQEKLALIEKGRAIATSFGLSDRVAVLSGGRFGDLGRHPAVDRSMADAELAAHLGNAEHREILIEDAVKECGVVIAPDGISGNLIFRTLTFLGRGAGHGAPVVNINRIFVDTSRASPDYTGAALLAASMAKKKNP; this is encoded by the coding sequence ATGATCGTCGGGATCGGCGCCGGGGGCGAACCAGATAAGGTCGCCCGGACGGTGGAGCGGGCGGGGTCGCAGGTGCGGATCGTCTGCTACTGCCGCCCCGGGGCGATGGACGCATACCCCCTGGTCGAGAAGCGCGAGAGCGAATGCCCGTGGGAGGCGCTTATTGCCGATCTGATGGCCGGGAGGATCGATGCGGCAGTGCGGGGCACCCTCCCCGCGAACGAGACCCTCAGATGCCTGAAGAGGGCCTGTGGCGTCGATCATCTTGAGCGGATCGCCCTGCTGGAGACTGCCGACGGCGTGCGCTTCCTGCTTGCGCCGGTAGGCGTCGACGAGGGGTGGACCGTTCAGGAGAAACTTGCCCTGATCGAAAAAGGGCGGGCGATTGCCACCTCGTTCGGCCTCTCCGACCGGGTGGCCGTGCTCTCGGGCGGGCGGTTCGGCGACCTGGGGCGGCACCCGGCGGTGGACCGCTCCATGGCCGACGCCGAACTCGCCGCCCACCTCGGAAACGCCGAGCACCGGGAGATCCTCATCGAGGACGCCGTGAAAGAATGCGGCGTGGTGATCGCCCCGGATGGCATCTCAGGCAACCTGATCTTTCGGACGCTGACGTTCCTGGGTCGGGGGGCGGGGCATGGGGCGCCGGTGGTCAATATCAACAGGATCTTTGTGGATACGTCGCGCGCCTCGCCAGATTACACCGGTGCCGCTCTCCTCGCCGCATCGATGGCCAAAAAGAAAAACCCTTAA
- the nadC gene encoding carboxylating nicotinate-nucleotide diphosphorylase, which produces MIDRDQLIGFLHEDAPYGDITSEALVPADLQTRAAIRAKEPCVIAGLEEAAFLFTHLGVAAVAAVEDGAAIPAGTVVMTVEGPARAVLRAERPALNLIGRMSGIATATRAAAESARAANPAARVAPTRKTAPGLRALDKKAAMIGGGEPHRFSLSDMFLIKDNHLALVGIEEAVRRAKAYSRYHKIEVEAESADDAVLAARTGADLVLLDNMTPAGVARAVDALRAAGLRDRIMIEVSGRVTAETVAAYAGAGADIISMGALTHTVRNIDIGLDIT; this is translated from the coding sequence ATGATCGATCGCGACCAGTTGATCGGGTTTCTCCACGAAGACGCTCCATACGGGGACATCACCTCAGAAGCCCTCGTCCCCGCAGACCTCCAGACGCGGGCGGCGATCCGGGCGAAAGAGCCCTGCGTGATCGCCGGGCTCGAAGAAGCGGCGTTCCTGTTCACCCACCTCGGCGTCGCCGCCGTCGCCGCCGTCGAGGACGGGGCGGCAATCCCGGCGGGCACCGTCGTGATGACCGTCGAAGGCCCGGCGCGCGCCGTCCTCAGGGCCGAACGCCCGGCACTCAACCTCATCGGCAGGATGAGCGGGATCGCCACCGCCACGCGCGCGGCGGCAGAGTCGGCCCGCGCCGCAAACCCGGCCGCACGGGTCGCCCCGACACGAAAAACCGCCCCCGGCCTCAGGGCCCTCGACAAGAAGGCGGCGATGATCGGCGGCGGCGAACCCCACCGCTTCTCCCTCTCCGACATGTTCCTCATCAAGGACAACCACCTCGCCCTCGTCGGCATCGAGGAGGCGGTGCGGCGGGCAAAGGCATATTCCCGCTACCACAAAATCGAGGTCGAGGCCGAATCCGCCGATGACGCCGTCCTGGCGGCCAGGACCGGGGCCGATCTCGTCCTCCTCGACAACATGACGCCGGCCGGCGTGGCCAGAGCCGTAGACGCCCTCAGGGCCGCCGGGCTGAGGGACCGGATCATGATCGAGGTCTCAGGCCGGGTCACCGCGGAGACCGTCGCCGCCTATGCAGGGGCCGGCGCCGATATCATCAGCATGGGCGCACTGACCCATACCGTCAGAAACATCGACATCGGTCTGGACATCACCTGA
- a CDS encoding HEAT repeat domain-containing protein produces MPADIQECPISDGEEEIEGLDRELADLVLSLGDSSLVARWEAIASLIRAGAPAVPRLIGALKDANKYVRWGAAEALGRIDDPRAVEPLIAALRDHDKDVRWKAAISLGSMRANEAVCPLIRTLKDDDTDVRWGAATALGEIGDPRAVEYLLAALDEKGSHENRDGVIIALGEIGDSRAVDALVAALDDRNYEIRFEAVKALGKIGDPAAMNPLLNRLRDENWEVRLVTAEALAHLKEGGVTGSLFALLTDTSSDVRRTVAGILGETGDQQAVEPLIAVLRHDEECRYEAAEALGRIGDPRAITPLQQVYEFCDPCVRVAILNALSAIAMKNRGSPGSFQISGQ; encoded by the coding sequence ATGCCAGCCGATATTCAGGAGTGCCCCATATCCGACGGGGAAGAGGAAATAGAGGGCCTTGATCGGGAGCTTGCGGACCTTGTGCTGTCCCTTGGCGATTCCAGCCTTGTGGCGCGATGGGAAGCGATCGCTTCCCTGATCCGGGCCGGCGCCCCTGCCGTACCCCGCCTGATCGGCGCACTGAAGGACGCAAACAAATATGTGCGCTGGGGCGCCGCAGAGGCCCTCGGCAGAATAGACGATCCGCGCGCCGTCGAGCCCCTGATTGCGGCGCTGCGTGACCACGACAAAGATGTCCGCTGGAAAGCGGCGATCAGTCTCGGTTCGATGCGGGCAAACGAGGCGGTCTGCCCCCTGATCCGGACGTTGAAAGACGATGACACCGATGTGCGCTGGGGTGCGGCGACGGCCCTCGGGGAGATCGGCGACCCACGCGCCGTCGAGTACCTCCTTGCAGCCCTGGACGAGAAGGGGAGCCATGAAAACCGGGACGGCGTGATCATCGCCCTCGGTGAGATCGGGGACTCCCGCGCTGTGGACGCCCTCGTCGCCGCCCTCGATGACCGCAACTACGAGATCAGGTTCGAAGCGGTCAAGGCCCTCGGAAAGATCGGCGATCCGGCGGCGATGAACCCGCTCCTGAATCGACTCAGGGACGAGAACTGGGAGGTCAGACTGGTGACGGCAGAAGCGCTCGCCCACCTTAAGGAAGGCGGGGTGACCGGTTCGCTCTTCGCCCTCCTCACCGACACCTCCTCAGACGTGCGCCGGACAGTCGCCGGGATCCTCGGGGAGACCGGCGATCAGCAGGCGGTGGAGCCGCTCATCGCCGTTCTGCGGCACGACGAGGAATGCCGCTACGAGGCTGCCGAAGCCCTCGGCAGAATAGGAGACCCCCGCGCCATTACCCCTCTGCAGCAGGTCTACGAGTTCTGCGACCCCTGCGTCAGGGTCGCCATTCTCAACGCCCTCTCCGCCATCGCGATGAAAAACAGGGGATCGCCGGGATCCTTTCAGATCAGCGGACAATAA
- a CDS encoding universal stress protein encodes MKILVLIDGSKWSHMGALHAISIGKKKGAEVVLLSVLDKREARTMAFNYCTQSDKCEIIGTYEQNIWQDMHRSIEAELENIREYYSQEGCVCTIKIREGARREEIVAEIRENDYSLVVMGAFGQSGTSHPGSCLGEIAGEITTPLFIVR; translated from the coding sequence ATGAAGATACTGGTTTTAATCGACGGATCAAAGTGGAGCCATATGGGGGCGTTGCATGCGATCTCCATTGGAAAGAAGAAAGGTGCGGAGGTCGTGCTCCTCTCCGTCCTCGACAAACGCGAGGCGAGGACGATGGCATTCAACTATTGCACCCAGAGCGATAAGTGCGAGATCATCGGGACCTACGAGCAGAACATCTGGCAGGACATGCACCGCTCCATCGAGGCCGAACTTGAAAATATCAGGGAGTACTACAGTCAGGAAGGCTGCGTCTGTACGATAAAGATCCGCGAGGGGGCGAGACGGGAGGAGATTGTGGCCGAGATCAGGGAGAATGACTACTCCCTTGTGGTGATGGGCGCTTTCGGCCAGAGCGGGACGTCACACCCCGGTAGTTGTCTCGGCGAGATCGCCGGCGAGATCACGACGCCCCTGTTTATTGTCCGCTGA
- a CDS encoding IS256 family transposase: protein MDPLALIEDYLSDNENGMKTLITWFLNQVMLLEALHQAGAEQYERTDARKAHRNGYKKRSLKTRYGETILQKPQFREFPFETQVFGRYSRVEKALENAIFESYLQGVSTRRIQEIVAHFGIEQLSPASVSRIAKDLDEQVHAFLQRPIEQEIPYLFVDASYYKVREGPRYITKALLVIAGVRMDGYREILGARITDCENEMFWSGLFEDLKERGLVGVKMVVSDGHAGIQKAAEATFLGASWQMCSVHCTRAVLKNIPRKHQKEVAESLKEAYGDEERLQELADDLNERGYRKAANTIERFIPGLMSYTAFPKEHAKRIRTTNMMERVNKELKRRTKVVGAFPNEESLLRLAGSILMDINEEWVTGRRYLTMEGE from the coding sequence ATGGATCCCTTAGCGTTAATCGAAGATTATCTTTCCGATAATGAGAATGGCATGAAGACCCTCATCACCTGGTTCCTCAACCAGGTGATGCTGCTCGAAGCCCTCCACCAGGCGGGAGCCGAGCAGTATGAACGAACCGATGCGCGGAAGGCTCACCGAAACGGCTACAAGAAGCGATCTCTGAAAACCCGATATGGAGAAACGATCCTCCAGAAACCGCAGTTCCGAGAATTTCCCTTCGAAACACAGGTATTTGGACGCTATTCCCGGGTTGAGAAGGCTCTTGAGAATGCTATCTTTGAATCCTACCTTCAGGGAGTCTCAACCCGCCGGATCCAGGAGATTGTTGCTCATTTTGGCATCGAACAACTCTCTCCTGCTTCAGTATCCAGGATAGCAAAGGACCTCGATGAACAGGTCCATGCATTCCTTCAGAGGCCTATTGAACAGGAGATTCCCTATCTCTTTGTGGATGCTTCGTACTACAAAGTCAGAGAGGGACCACGGTACATCACCAAAGCTCTTCTGGTGATCGCCGGTGTTCGAATGGATGGCTACCGCGAAATCCTGGGAGCCAGAATCACTGATTGCGAGAATGAGATGTTCTGGTCGGGATTGTTCGAAGACCTCAAAGAACGAGGATTGGTGGGTGTCAAGATGGTTGTCTCAGATGGTCATGCCGGGATCCAGAAGGCGGCGGAAGCCACCTTCCTCGGCGCATCGTGGCAGATGTGCTCGGTCCATTGCACCCGGGCGGTTTTAAAGAATATTCCACGGAAACATCAGAAAGAAGTTGCTGAGTCCTTGAAGGAGGCATATGGGGACGAGGAGAGACTGCAGGAGCTTGCAGACGATCTGAACGAACGAGGATATCGGAAAGCGGCCAATACGATCGAGAGATTCATCCCGGGACTTATGAGTTACACGGCGTTCCCGAAAGAGCACGCAAAGCGGATCCGAACGACGAACATGATGGAAAGAGTCAACAAGGAACTGAAACGGAGAACCAAAGTTGTAGGGGCCTTTCCCAATGAAGAGTCACTCCTCAGGCTGGCAGGATCCATCCTGATGGACATCAATGAGGAGTGGGTGACCGGCAGAAGATATTTGACGATGGAGGGGGAATGA
- a CDS encoding ArsB/NhaD family transporter, whose translation MYAEVIAVAVFLFTYALIIDERIHRAVAAMAGAAVIVFAQIVPWEKIPEYLDLGTIFLLMGMMIIVNTARTSGLFEYIAIRTAKLAHGSPIKVLILFSIVTAAVSAFLDNVTTVLLLTPMLLYIARVMELDPVPYLLSEIFASNIGGVATLIGDPPNIMIGSAAKLSFNDFIVNMGPVVLVDFVVVLLVLVIVFRKKMQVEGAEQERIVRTIEALDERAAITDRSLFIKSIVTILLVVFLFFIHSSLGLEPAVVALTGAAIILLWTRVQPDEILEKIEWPALFFFGGLFIIVGALVETGLIAQVAAFVVAHVHTTGEAMILIAWFAAFASAIVDNIPLTATLIPLINDMGASMDVGPLWWALSLGACLGGNGTAIGASANVVVIGIAEREGINIRFVDFLKMGMAVLVISVAIGVGILWLRYIW comes from the coding sequence ATGTACGCCGAGGTGATCGCCGTTGCGGTCTTTCTCTTCACCTACGCTCTGATCATCGACGAGCGTATCCACCGTGCCGTTGCGGCGATGGCCGGTGCGGCGGTGATCGTTTTTGCGCAGATCGTCCCCTGGGAGAAGATCCCCGAATACCTGGACCTCGGGACGATCTTCCTCTTAATGGGGATGATGATCATCGTCAACACGGCGCGCACGAGCGGGCTCTTCGAGTATATTGCAATCAGGACGGCGAAACTGGCCCACGGGAGCCCCATTAAGGTGCTGATCCTCTTCTCGATCGTCACCGCTGCCGTCTCGGCGTTTCTCGACAACGTGACGACTGTCCTCCTCCTCACCCCGATGCTCCTCTACATTGCACGGGTGATGGAACTCGACCCGGTGCCGTACCTCCTCTCCGAGATCTTCGCCTCGAACATCGGCGGTGTGGCAACCCTCATCGGCGACCCCCCCAATATCATGATCGGCTCTGCTGCAAAACTCTCGTTCAACGATTTCATTGTCAATATGGGGCCGGTAGTGCTCGTTGACTTCGTGGTGGTCCTGCTGGTCCTGGTGATCGTCTTCAGGAAGAAGATGCAGGTCGAAGGCGCTGAACAGGAGCGGATCGTGCGGACGATCGAAGCCCTTGACGAGCGGGCGGCGATCACGGACAGGTCTCTCTTCATCAAGTCGATCGTCACCATACTCCTGGTCGTCTTCCTCTTCTTCATCCACTCCAGCCTGGGCCTCGAACCAGCGGTCGTCGCCCTCACCGGGGCGGCGATCATCCTCTTATGGACCCGTGTGCAGCCTGACGAGATCCTTGAGAAAATCGAGTGGCCCGCCCTCTTCTTCTTCGGCGGGCTCTTCATCATCGTCGGGGCCCTGGTCGAGACCGGGCTGATCGCCCAGGTCGCCGCCTTCGTCGTCGCCCACGTCCACACCACCGGGGAGGCGATGATCCTGATCGCCTGGTTCGCCGCCTTCGCCTCGGCGATCGTGGACAACATCCCCCTGACCGCCACCCTCATCCCGCTCATCAACGATATGGGCGCCTCGATGGATGTCGGGCCGCTCTGGTGGGCGCTCTCCCTGGGTGCGTGCCTCGGCGGGAACGGCACCGCTATCGGGGCGTCGGCGAATGTCGTCGTCATCGGGATCGCCGAGCGGGAAGGCATAAATATCAGGTTTGTCGATTTCCTAAAGATGGGAATGGCCGTTCTCGTCATCAGCGTGGCGATCGGCGTTGGCATCCTGTGGCTGCGGTATATCTGGTGA
- a CDS encoding archaemetzincin family Zn-dependent metalloprotease: MGVTIIWDHQVPAGLRLPVGRRIETVLRLPVTLVDADVLINGFHPERNQYDAAAILERVLFMKGRMGCQGPALLVVTHDLYAGGCDFVFGLARPQTGCAVISIARLDNAFYRRKDDFDDLADRAGKEGAHEIGHLLGLEHCTNPECVMFKPATLAELDRKKLTLCPSCRAALAAVFR, translated from the coding sequence ATGGGCGTTACGATTATTTGGGATCATCAGGTCCCGGCCGGTCTGCGTCTCCCGGTAGGGCGACGGATCGAGACGGTCCTCCGCCTCCCGGTGACGCTTGTTGATGCCGACGTGCTCATCAATGGCTTTCACCCGGAGCGCAACCAGTACGACGCCGCGGCCATCCTCGAACGCGTCCTGTTCATGAAGGGCAGGATGGGATGCCAGGGGCCGGCCCTCCTCGTCGTTACCCACGACCTCTATGCCGGCGGCTGCGACTTTGTCTTCGGCCTCGCCCGTCCCCAGACCGGCTGCGCGGTCATTTCTATCGCCCGCCTCGACAACGCTTTTTACCGCAGGAAAGACGATTTCGACGACCTTGCCGACCGCGCCGGAAAAGAGGGGGCCCACGAGATCGGACACCTCCTCGGCCTTGAACACTGCACCAATCCCGAATGCGTCATGTTCAAGCCCGCCACGCTCGCCGAGCTCGACCGGAAGAAACTGACGCTCTGCCCCTCCTGCAGGGCGGCCCTTGCTGCCGTTTTCAGGTGA
- a CDS encoding histone family protein translates to MADLPIAAVVRIAKKNGAERVGSDAAAALVAKAEVYIANLTKEANRLAQHAGRKTIKEEDVELAAKSA, encoded by the coding sequence ATGGCAGACTTACCAATTGCAGCGGTTGTCAGAATCGCCAAGAAGAACGGTGCAGAGAGAGTCGGCAGCGATGCAGCAGCGGCACTTGTCGCAAAGGCCGAAGTGTACATTGCCAACCTGACCAAGGAAGCAAACCGCCTCGCCCAGCACGCTGGCCGCAAGACGATCAAGGAAGAGGATGTAGAACTCGCGGCAAAGTCCGCCTGA
- a CDS encoding methanogenesis marker 2 protein translates to MVDNCSPDSVARSVREYEGVTRKRGIGELIECLRINDQPNVVASFGEDAAVIRQDDNALLLAADGIWSKLMEADPFWAGYCAVLVNVHDIAAMGGTPLAMVDVLSFTSSTLRNEVTRGMQAASKQFCVPIVGGHLHPDTPYSVIDVAILGTVKMDDVIYSSTAEAGDRVVAAVDLDGRVHPSCILNWDSVTMKSAETVRKQIGVMQELARRHLVTAGKDISNPGVIGTLGMLLEVSKKGAAIDLDKIPRPDLGAHSITFEHWVRMYPGMGFILTCRDENTAEVCRLFEEAGMTARAIGEVNDSSSLSVSYRGVTTSVFDLRQEGIMRIIDGAKIV, encoded by the coding sequence GTGGTAGACAACTGTTCCCCGGACTCGGTCGCGCGATCGGTCAGGGAGTACGAGGGGGTGACGAGAAAACGCGGGATCGGCGAACTGATCGAGTGCCTCAGGATCAACGACCAGCCCAATGTCGTCGCCTCTTTCGGCGAGGATGCCGCGGTGATCCGGCAGGACGATAACGCCCTCCTCCTTGCTGCAGATGGCATCTGGAGCAAACTGATGGAGGCCGATCCGTTCTGGGCCGGCTACTGCGCCGTGCTCGTGAACGTCCACGACATCGCGGCGATGGGCGGCACGCCCCTGGCCATGGTCGACGTGCTCTCCTTCACCAGCAGCACCCTCAGAAACGAGGTCACGCGGGGGATGCAGGCAGCGTCTAAGCAGTTCTGCGTGCCGATCGTCGGCGGGCACCTCCACCCTGACACGCCCTACTCAGTCATCGATGTCGCAATCCTGGGGACGGTGAAGATGGACGACGTGATCTATTCGAGCACGGCAGAGGCAGGAGACCGTGTCGTCGCCGCCGTCGACCTCGACGGCCGGGTCCACCCCTCCTGCATCTTGAACTGGGACTCGGTGACCATGAAATCAGCCGAGACCGTCAGGAAACAGATCGGTGTCATGCAGGAACTCGCCCGGCGCCACCTGGTCACGGCGGGCAAGGATATCTCCAACCCGGGCGTGATCGGCACCCTGGGCATGCTCCTCGAGGTCTCGAAGAAGGGGGCCGCGATCGACCTGGACAAAATCCCGCGGCCCGATCTCGGGGCCCACTCGATCACCTTCGAGCACTGGGTGCGGATGTACCCGGGGATGGGCTTCATCCTCACCTGCCGCGACGAGAACACCGCCGAGGTCTGCCGCCTCTTCGAGGAGGCCGGCATGACGGCGCGGGCGATCGGCGAGGTGAACGACTCTTCCTCGCTCTCGGTCTCCTATCGCGGGGTCACCACCTCGGTCTTCGACCTCAGGCAGGAAGGGATCATGCGGATCATCGACGGTGCAAAGATCGTATGA
- a CDS encoding UPF0146 family protein, which translates to MVFAYKRIEARIGEYIAAHYHNVVEVGIGRNADAAALCARAGLRVRATDIREPPEVPGVESRVDDVYAPDLPWYAGADLVYAVRPGVEMVPPLIDLARAIGCDLIVYHLGNEIYEHGGEIIDCGPVLHRYYRP; encoded by the coding sequence GTGGTGTTCGCGTATAAACGTATTGAGGCCCGGATCGGCGAATATATCGCTGCACATTACCATAACGTCGTTGAAGTCGGGATCGGCAGGAACGCCGATGCCGCCGCCCTGTGCGCCCGGGCCGGACTGCGGGTGCGGGCGACCGATATCCGGGAACCGCCTGAGGTTCCCGGCGTCGAGTCACGCGTGGACGACGTCTATGCCCCTGACCTCCCCTGGTATGCGGGCGCCGATCTCGTCTATGCGGTGAGGCCGGGGGTGGAGATGGTGCCGCCGCTGATCGATCTGGCGCGTGCGATCGGCTGCGATCTCATCGTCTACCATCTCGGCAACGAGATCTACGAGCACGGCGGGGAGATCATCGACTGCGGACCGGTTCTCCACCGCTACTATCGACCCTAG
- a CDS encoding ArsB/NhaD family transporter, translating into MLYTELLAIAVFLITYALIIDERIHRAVAAMAGAAVIVFTQIVPWEKIPEYLDLGTIFLLMGMMIIVNTARKSGLFEYIAIRTAKLANGSPIKVLILFSIVTAVVSAFLDNVTTVLLLTPMLLYIAKLMKLNPVPFLLSEIFASNVGGAATLIGDPPNIMIASASGLTFNDFLMTMGPIVLVDMVIMLVMLYLIYGKGLRVRPEEQQKIVQTIGALDERAAILDRSLFNKSIATILLVVFLFFIHSSLGLEPAIIALTGAAIILLWSRVQPDEILEKIEWPALFFFGGLFIIVGALVETGLIAQIAGFVISYVHTTGEAMVLIAWFAAIASAIVDNIPLTATLIPLIQDMGMAMDIKPLWWALSLGACLGGNGTAIAASANVVVIGIAEREGISISFMEFLKMGMLILFVTVGVGVGMLLLFFGW; encoded by the coding sequence ATGCTCTACACGGAACTCCTGGCAATCGCCGTATTTCTCATCACCTATGCCCTGATCATCGACGAGAGGATCCACCGTGCCGTTGCGGCGATGGCCGGCGCGGCAGTGATCGTTTTTACCCAGATCGTTCCCTGGGAGAAGATCCCCGAATACCTGGACCTCGGGACGATCTTCCTCTTAATGGGGATGATGATCATCGTCAACACGGCGCGCAAGAGCGGGCTGTTCGAGTACATCGCAATCAGGACGGCGAAGTTGGCCAATGGGAGCCCCATTAAGGTGTTGATCCTCTTCTCGATCGTCACCGCCGTCGTCTCGGCGTTCCTCGACAACGTGACGACCGTCCTCCTCCTCACCCCGATGCTCCTCTACATCGCGAAGCTGATGAAGCTCAACCCGGTGCCCTTCCTCCTCTCCGAGATCTTCGCCTCGAACGTCGGCGGTGCGGCGACTCTCATCGGCGACCCGCCCAACATCATGATCGCCTCGGCGTCTGGCCTCACCTTCAACGATTTCCTGATGACCATGGGGCCGATCGTGCTCGTTGACATGGTGATCATGCTCGTCATGCTCTATCTCATCTACGGGAAAGGGCTGCGCGTGCGCCCTGAGGAGCAGCAGAAGATCGTGCAGACGATCGGCGCCCTTGACGAGCGGGCGGCGATTCTCGACCGCTCTCTCTTCAACAAGTCCATCGCAACGATCCTGCTCGTGGTATTCCTCTTCTTCATCCACTCGAGTCTCGGCCTTGAACCGGCGATCATCGCCCTCACCGGTGCGGCGATCATCCTCCTCTGGAGCCGGGTGCAGCCCGACGAGATCCTGGAGAAAATCGAGTGGCCCGCCCTCTTCTTCTTCGGCGGGCTCTTCATCATCGTCGGCGCCCTGGTCGAGACCGGGCTGATCGCGCAGATCGCCGGGTTCGTGATCAGCTACGTCCACACCACCGGCGAGGCGATGGTCCTGATCGCCTGGTTCGCCGCCATCGCCTCGGCGATCGTGGACAACATCCCCCTGACCGCCACCCTCATCCCGCTCATCCAGGATATGGGGATGGCAATGGACATCAAGCCGCTCTGGTGGGCGCTCTCCCTGGGTGCATGCCTCGGCGGGAACGGCACCGCCATTGCCGCTTCTGCAAATGTCGTCGTCATCGGGATCGCCGAGCGCGAGGGCATCTCCATCAGCTTCATGGAGTTCCTGAAGATGGGCATGCTCATCCTCTTCGTGACCGTGGGCGTCGGTGTCGGCATGCTCCTCCTCTTCTTCGGGTGGTGA